In the genome of Taurinivorans muris, one region contains:
- a CDS encoding YitT family protein produces the protein MKRRLYDYTLWNLFLLTVGAGFVTFAVQNVAAPHGFLTGGIMGVSLLCTYIFGNFMSATTWNLLFNIPLMVFSWFNVSRAFVIYTTYGTFAMSAWTVVLNGITIPIQDPLYACILSGVLYGIGCGVMLKTKGSSGGLDFIAAYVNQKWGVQFGSFSFMFNSVIFIASAFSISPDLIIVSFIQIFIVGQVTNYVVGMFNQRKMVVIITNKGQELCREIAKHGGRTTLLPAYGGYSHEAKEIVITITAKTMIKFLEELVFRHDPHAMFTVEDTFYAVGGQYRRISK, from the coding sequence ATGAAAAGACGCTTATACGATTATACCTTATGGAATTTATTTCTTCTTACTGTCGGAGCGGGGTTTGTCACGTTCGCCGTACAAAACGTCGCCGCTCCCCATGGTTTTCTGACCGGCGGAATTATGGGTGTCAGCCTCTTATGCACCTATATTTTCGGCAATTTCATGAGCGCGACGACATGGAACCTGCTTTTTAACATTCCGCTCATGGTTTTCAGCTGGTTCAATGTCAGTCGGGCTTTTGTCATTTACACAACTTACGGGACATTCGCCATGTCCGCATGGACCGTTGTTTTAAACGGAATAACCATTCCCATTCAAGACCCCCTTTACGCCTGCATCTTATCAGGGGTCTTATACGGTATCGGCTGCGGAGTCATGCTCAAGACAAAAGGCTCAAGCGGCGGGCTCGATTTTATCGCAGCCTATGTCAACCAAAAATGGGGCGTGCAATTCGGCAGTTTCTCATTCATGTTCAACAGCGTTATTTTCATCGCTTCCGCTTTCAGCATAAGCCCTGATTTAATTATTGTTTCCTTTATTCAAATTTTCATTGTCGGGCAGGTAACAAACTACGTCGTGGGCATGTTCAACCAAAGAAAAATGGTTGTCATCATTACGAATAAGGGGCAAGAACTTTGCCGGGAAATCGCAAAACACGGCGGAAGAACGACGCTTTTGCCCGCCTATGGCGGATACAGCCACGAAGCGAAAGAAATTGTGATCACCATCACCGCAAAAACAATGATCAAGTTCCTTGAAGAACTTGTTTTCAGACACGACCCCCATGCCATGTTCACAGTGGAAGACACCTTCTATGCTGTTGGCGGTCAATACCGTAGGATATCAAAATAA
- a CDS encoding protein-L-isoaspartate(D-aspartate) O-methyltransferase — MVKEQLAARGITDQAVLRAMETVPRHLFVNEALHPTAYEDRPLPIACGQTISQPYTVALMCQLLMAERGMKVLEIGTGSGYQAAVLREMGLNVFSVERIQELYTKTKDLLTKKLGYYDIQLFLSDGTLGLELFAPFDRIIVAAGGPTIPDALKNQLAKNGIMLIPVGCERMSQNLIRVFKSGNVCKEENHGTTTFVDLVGKQGW, encoded by the coding sequence ATGGTGAAAGAACAGCTTGCCGCACGCGGAATTACGGACCAAGCCGTTTTGCGGGCAATGGAAACCGTGCCGCGCCATTTATTTGTCAATGAAGCGCTTCACCCTACGGCTTATGAAGACAGACCGCTTCCCATTGCCTGCGGACAAACCATTTCACAGCCCTATACCGTCGCGCTCATGTGCCAGCTCCTCATGGCGGAACGGGGTATGAAAGTTCTGGAAATCGGCACAGGCTCCGGCTATCAGGCGGCAGTTCTTCGTGAAATGGGTTTGAACGTTTTTTCCGTGGAACGCATACAAGAACTATATACGAAAACAAAAGACCTCTTAACAAAAAAACTGGGCTATTACGATATACAGCTTTTTCTGTCGGACGGCACGCTGGGTTTGGAACTTTTCGCTCCCTTTGACAGAATTATCGTGGCTGCGGGAGGACCGACCATTCCCGACGCCCTTAAAAACCAATTGGCGAAAAACGGAATCATGCTTATTCCTGTCGGCTGCGAGAGAATGTCCCAAAATCTGATCCGGGTTTTCAAATCGGGGAACGTCTGCAAAGAAGAAAATCACGGTACAACGACATTTGTTGACCTTGTGGGAAAACAAGGTTGGTAA
- a CDS encoding phosphomannomutase/phosphoglucomutase, with translation MPVKNLEHIFREYDIRGLLDTEINEEFVRALGFVLAAFYKEEGHKRILIGYDTRKNSALFHDILAKVFSLHGLHVISLGMVPTPCLYFSIHHLGIFAGIEITASHNPAEFSGFKLWNGETTLSGEKIRGLYHEMQKFFSSLNKSNQTVPELMETMQKQNSAKGFISFYNCLPSYAEKVLENSEPLDCSLVIDGANGAAGKLCADIFRKARADVHELFCEEEENFPNHNPDPTRAKNLQALLKTMREKQAKYGIALDGDGDRVVLADKNCRILKSDELISIFINEIIKKKPDALFLVDVKCSQELINEIKRLGAKYQLMPTGHSTLKKGMLKTGADFGGELSGHFFHAENWYKTDDGILTAVRLISLLEKNNLDLTALPNWGHIFTSEEIAVPCTKERKKTINQRVIAHFTQKYQNRAECICIDGIRCVFENSWFLVRASQTGEQLTVRFEAKTEEEFVSLKSAVLSDLEKILQA, from the coding sequence ATGCCAGTAAAAAACCTTGAACATATTTTCAGAGAATATGATATCCGCGGATTGCTGGATACGGAAATCAATGAGGAATTTGTCCGCGCCCTTGGTTTCGTGCTTGCCGCTTTTTATAAGGAAGAAGGGCACAAGCGTATTTTAATCGGTTATGACACAAGAAAAAATTCCGCTTTGTTCCATGATATTCTGGCGAAAGTCTTTTCCCTGCACGGGCTGCACGTGATCAGCTTGGGAATGGTGCCGACGCCCTGCCTTTATTTCAGTATCCACCATCTGGGAATTTTTGCAGGAATAGAAATAACCGCAAGCCATAATCCCGCCGAGTTTTCCGGCTTCAAACTATGGAACGGGGAAACAACCCTTTCCGGAGAAAAAATACGCGGTCTTTACCATGAAATGCAAAAGTTTTTCAGCTCGCTGAATAAAAGCAATCAGACTGTGCCGGAGCTCATGGAAACCATGCAGAAACAAAATTCCGCAAAGGGTTTTATCAGTTTTTACAACTGCCTGCCAAGTTATGCCGAAAAAGTTTTGGAAAACAGCGAGCCTCTTGACTGTTCCCTTGTCATTGACGGAGCAAACGGGGCGGCAGGAAAACTTTGCGCCGATATTTTCAGAAAAGCCCGGGCGGATGTCCATGAACTTTTTTGCGAAGAAGAAGAAAATTTTCCCAACCACAATCCGGACCCCACACGGGCGAAAAATTTACAGGCGCTTTTAAAAACAATGCGGGAAAAACAAGCGAAATACGGTATCGCCCTTGACGGTGACGGCGACAGGGTCGTGCTTGCGGATAAAAATTGCCGGATTTTAAAAAGCGACGAGCTGATAAGTATTTTTATCAACGAAATTATCAAAAAAAAGCCCGACGCCCTTTTTTTGGTCGATGTTAAATGTTCTCAGGAACTCATCAATGAAATCAAAAGGTTGGGAGCGAAGTATCAGCTCATGCCCACAGGACATTCCACGCTGAAAAAAGGAATGCTGAAGACCGGCGCCGATTTTGGCGGCGAACTTTCCGGACATTTTTTTCATGCGGAAAACTGGTATAAAACCGATGACGGGATTTTAACCGCCGTCCGGCTCATTTCTTTACTGGAAAAAAATAATCTTGATTTAACCGCGCTTCCGAATTGGGGACATATTTTCACAAGTGAAGAAATCGCCGTTCCCTGCACAAAAGAACGGAAAAAAACCATCAATCAAAGAGTCATCGCCCATTTCACGCAAAAATACCAAAACCGCGCGGAATGCATTTGCATTGACGGAATACGCTGCGTTTTTGAAAATTCATGGTTTTTGGTCAGGGCATCCCAGACAGGCGAGCAATTGACCGTACGTTTTGAAGCAAAAACAGAAGAAGAATTTGTTTCCTTGAAAAGCGCGGTTTTGAGCGATCTTGAAAAAATCCTCCAAGCCTAA
- a CDS encoding TVP38/TMEM64 family protein has translation MNNARIFFPPALRAGSLFLFCAVLYLLFRNVGVEYSSFAVITEHYIGRFGMRGLSAYFLLSGVATFFFVPRQLLSLVAGYFYGTLPAVFIVSLGAGLGCLLSMGYGNFLAKNFFQKNMKTRMQCLEHIFTKSTFGIALGIRIMPVGSNTFLNMLAGAAKIPFWSFWAGSVIGYIPQNYLFALLGNAGKTENTLPLLQSVFFYAVLFCAGFLIVKKNLPGHITLKYLYDGIVRGKE, from the coding sequence ATGAACAATGCACGAATTTTTTTTCCGCCGGCATTGAGGGCAGGTTCCCTGTTTTTATTTTGTGCGGTTTTATATCTGCTTTTCCGGAACGTCGGAGTGGAGTATTCTTCTTTTGCCGTAATTACGGAACACTATATCGGCAGGTTCGGAATGCGGGGGCTGTCCGCGTATTTCCTTTTGAGCGGAGTTGCCACATTTTTCTTTGTTCCCCGCCAGCTGCTGAGTCTTGTCGCGGGATATTTTTATGGCACGCTGCCTGCCGTTTTCATCGTTTCTTTGGGTGCGGGGCTCGGTTGTTTGCTTTCCATGGGCTATGGAAATTTTTTGGCAAAAAATTTTTTTCAAAAAAATATGAAAACCCGTATGCAGTGTTTGGAACATATTTTTACAAAATCGACTTTTGGAATCGCTCTTGGCATACGCATCATGCCTGTCGGCAGCAATACGTTTCTGAATATGCTTGCGGGAGCGGCGAAAATACCTTTTTGGAGTTTTTGGGCGGGTTCCGTGATCGGGTATATTCCGCAAAATTATCTCTTCGCTTTGCTTGGAAATGCAGGAAAAACGGAAAATACCCTGCCGCTTTTGCAGAGCGTTTTCTTCTATGCCGTTCTTTTCTGCGCGGGATTTTTGATTGTGAAAAAAAATTTGCCCGGGCATATCACCTTGAAGTATTTGTATGACGGAATAGTCAGAGGAAAAGAATAA
- a CDS encoding lysine exporter LysO family protein, whose amino-acid sequence MFTSIYVLAGGVPFGFLFRKSGFAVKWTDKLLALSVWILLFLLGFGLGGDKNLMVQIKDLGIQAFCITFFAVLGSLVFAYLVAKLWYKEALGTHGHKVSHKNDRDIAESKWTAIKSSCIVLCFFLSGIFLGYMRVLPFEADSGTYTVSALYVLLFLAGMSVGFDLHAFRIIQELKGVILVVPLAAVLGTVLGSMFASFLVPNLALLDAVAVGVGLGYYSLSSTIISQEVGPVLGSVALLSNIMREVACLVFAPVMVRFFGLLGPVFAGGATSNDSSLPIIAKFCGERYAIIAIFTGVVLTLAVPFLVPLVLYLRSL is encoded by the coding sequence ATGTTTACGTCGATTTATGTGCTTGCCGGGGGCGTTCCCTTCGGTTTTTTATTCCGCAAATCCGGCTTTGCGGTGAAATGGACGGATAAGCTCCTGGCGCTTTCTGTTTGGATTTTATTGTTTTTACTGGGGTTCGGGCTTGGCGGCGATAAAAATCTCATGGTGCAAATAAAAGATTTGGGCATACAGGCTTTTTGCATTACGTTTTTCGCCGTGCTCGGTTCGCTTGTTTTTGCCTATCTTGTGGCAAAACTTTGGTATAAGGAAGCCCTCGGCACGCATGGGCATAAAGTCAGCCATAAAAACGACAGGGATATCGCGGAAAGCAAATGGACGGCAATAAAAAGTTCCTGCATTGTCTTATGTTTCTTTTTGAGCGGAATTTTTTTAGGTTATATGCGGGTTCTGCCTTTTGAAGCGGACAGCGGAACATATACTGTATCGGCTCTGTATGTTTTGCTTTTTTTGGCAGGAATGAGCGTGGGGTTTGATTTGCATGCCTTTAGGATAATTCAGGAATTAAAAGGCGTCATTCTTGTTGTTCCGCTTGCTGCGGTGCTTGGTACGGTGCTCGGCTCGATGTTCGCAAGCTTCCTAGTGCCGAATCTCGCCCTTTTGGATGCCGTGGCTGTCGGGGTCGGGCTTGGTTATTACAGTTTGTCGTCCACCATCATTTCGCAGGAAGTGGGTCCGGTCTTGGGCTCTGTGGCATTATTGTCGAATATTATGCGGGAAGTCGCCTGCCTTGTTTTTGCGCCGGTAATGGTGCGCTTTTTTGGTCTGCTCGGACCTGTTTTCGCAGGCGGGGCGACTTCAAATGACAGTTCTTTGCCTATCATTGCAAAATTTTGCGGAGAGCGGTATGCTATCATTGCAATATTTACGGGAGTGGTTTTGACGCTTGCCGTACCGTTCTTGGTTCCTTTGGTTTTATATTTACGTTCATTATAG
- a CDS encoding tetratricopeptide repeat protein, with protein MQAIKEEMFFPKTRSALSRRDLLIYEEQLCADLRSFIGFESHALYFPVEDELKAYTYVPEEKKLLLPLRIKDSLLGVLLLKEVRAEEENFALLPSLVRLCLEKIHLCKRERLDERSGLLRPCFFMEKLKKEVQAINAYFQTAMRHDMRKQENEFPLSGMSGFSSAVSFMQEEQEHALPMARQSSIGLMVLPVLGLNAVRSAMGYSAGEQYYPALAEKIRTSIPGDAYCTLLDEDNFAVLFPGATRKMMDNLAHDCLAIEETVQFDRYKKPFLKEKHAKLGFCAGYALFPQDWDGTSDSRAVEEVPHLLVHKAKITAKRLREAIEKQSAMAALQSLAYRQIVLHGGTVTAVLPYAQIRVDLGRESGACEGMCFSVGSAADMRKGEIVLRKVYADYAEAEVLMLENPTEGVGVGDRLFYVAESSFATMDIDKKTRCYAYREFTDLINEDIAREQNPQFGLALLFLQWNDMQGYGGGKRHGHVMKTVLQALAQYLQKHGLKKNCYAETPKFGSLSFNSVLVYHKNTSAQALENLYKDALAHIRKKFNMHGAVGLCMYPYLNYSPAEMWENARKALDYALLLPAPHVGVFDSLAINISADRKFSLGDTFGAVEEYRMALLADTDNILAWNSLGVCLADLGRHAEAKNAFEVAYSKNNKDFSTCYNLGTTNLALEDRKGAKEFFLASLAIKPDHLYARIRLGEIAEKEKDFETAKEQYELALQADEASSVPYRCLAKLFMQEGDFEKAREYLQKALQKNSEDAVSLQLLAGLYLDSHEDARLAEMLARQSIALLPFRRSAWAELARALDMQGKITEAMEVRRNSMRF; from the coding sequence ATGCAGGCGATCAAAGAAGAGATGTTTTTTCCCAAAACCCGTTCCGCTCTTTCGCGGCGGGATTTATTGATATATGAAGAACAGCTTTGTGCTGATTTAAGGTCGTTCATCGGTTTTGAAAGCCATGCGCTTTATTTTCCCGTGGAAGACGAACTCAAAGCCTATACGTATGTTCCGGAAGAAAAAAAACTTCTTTTGCCTTTGCGGATAAAGGATTCTTTGCTTGGTGTCCTGCTTTTGAAAGAGGTGCGGGCAGAAGAGGAAAACTTCGCCCTTTTGCCTTCTTTGGTACGGCTTTGTCTTGAAAAAATTCATTTATGCAAGCGGGAACGTCTTGATGAGCGGAGCGGGCTTTTGCGTCCGTGTTTTTTCATGGAAAAATTAAAAAAAGAAGTACAGGCGATCAATGCATATTTTCAAACCGCCATGCGGCACGATATGCGAAAGCAGGAAAATGAATTTCCTTTGTCGGGCATGTCCGGTTTTTCTTCAGCCGTGTCTTTTATGCAGGAAGAGCAGGAACATGCTTTGCCCATGGCGCGTCAAAGCAGTATCGGCTTGATGGTTTTGCCCGTATTGGGGCTTAATGCCGTGCGTTCCGCCATGGGCTATTCCGCCGGCGAACAATATTATCCTGCGCTTGCGGAAAAAATACGCACAAGCATTCCGGGCGATGCCTACTGCACGCTGCTTGACGAAGATAATTTCGCGGTCCTGTTTCCCGGAGCGACCCGGAAAATGATGGATAATCTTGCCCATGATTGTCTTGCTATCGAAGAAACCGTGCAGTTCGACAGGTATAAAAAGCCTTTTTTGAAAGAAAAACATGCAAAGCTCGGTTTTTGTGCCGGGTATGCCTTATTTCCGCAGGATTGGGACGGAACGTCCGATTCCCGCGCAGTGGAGGAGGTTCCGCATTTATTGGTGCATAAAGCCAAAATCACGGCAAAACGCCTGCGGGAAGCCATAGAAAAGCAAAGCGCCATGGCTGCGTTGCAAAGTCTTGCTTACAGGCAGATTGTTTTGCACGGCGGCACTGTGACGGCTGTTTTGCCCTATGCGCAAATCCGGGTTGATTTGGGACGTGAAAGCGGCGCTTGCGAGGGTATGTGCTTCAGCGTCGGTTCTGCGGCGGATATGCGCAAAGGGGAAATTGTCCTGCGCAAAGTGTATGCGGATTATGCCGAGGCGGAAGTGCTTATGCTTGAAAATCCGACCGAGGGCGTAGGTGTCGGGGACAGGCTTTTTTATGTGGCGGAAAGCTCTTTTGCGACAATGGATATTGATAAGAAAACCCGTTGTTATGCTTACAGGGAGTTTACGGATCTCATCAATGAGGACATAGCCAGGGAGCAAAATCCGCAATTCGGTTTGGCTCTTTTGTTTTTGCAGTGGAATGACATGCAGGGATACGGCGGGGGAAAACGGCACGGGCATGTCATGAAAACCGTTTTGCAAGCTCTCGCACAATATTTGCAAAAGCATGGACTGAAGAAAAATTGTTATGCGGAAACGCCGAAATTCGGCAGTTTGAGTTTCAACAGCGTTTTGGTTTATCACAAGAACACGTCTGCGCAGGCTTTGGAAAACTTGTATAAGGACGCTTTGGCGCATATCCGGAAAAAATTCAACATGCATGGGGCTGTCGGTTTGTGCATGTATCCGTATTTGAATTACAGTCCTGCCGAAATGTGGGAAAATGCGCGGAAAGCCCTGGATTACGCCTTGCTTTTGCCGGCTCCCCACGTGGGTGTTTTCGACAGTTTGGCGATCAATATCAGTGCGGACAGAAAATTCAGCTTGGGGGATACGTTCGGGGCTGTGGAAGAATACCGCATGGCTCTTTTGGCGGATACGGACAATATTTTGGCATGGAATTCCTTGGGGGTTTGCCTTGCGGATTTAGGACGCCATGCGGAAGCGAAAAATGCTTTTGAAGTGGCTTACAGCAAAAACAATAAGGATTTTTCCACTTGTTACAATCTTGGTACGACCAATCTCGCTTTGGAAGACAGGAAAGGGGCGAAGGAATTTTTTCTTGCAAGCCTCGCCATAAAACCGGATCATTTGTATGCAAGAATCAGGCTGGGTGAAATTGCGGAAAAAGAAAAAGATTTTGAAACCGCGAAAGAACAGTATGAGCTTGCTTTGCAGGCGGATGAAGCCAGCTCCGTTCCTTACCGCTGTTTGGCGAAGCTTTTCATGCAAGAGGGGGATTTTGAAAAAGCCCGTGAATATTTGCAAAAAGCTTTGCAAAAAAACAGCGAGGATGCCGTGAGCCTGCAATTATTGGCGGGGCTTTATCTGGACAGTCATGAAGACGCCCGTCTTGCGGAAATGCTCGCAAGGCAAAGCATCGCCCTTTTGCCTTTCAGGCGTTCGGCATGGGCGGAACTTGCCAGGGCTTTGGATATGCAGGGAAAAATTACTGAGGCTATGGAAGTTCGCCGCAACAGCATGAGGTTTTAA
- the tatA gene encoding twin-arginine translocase TatA/TatE family subunit gives MFGIGTHEILVVLLLILVIFGARKLPEIGAGLGKAIRNFKQGVSQPDEIDITPNADTKKENKEG, from the coding sequence ATGTTCGGAATTGGTACGCATGAAATACTGGTTGTTTTATTGCTGATTCTTGTTATTTTTGGAGCGAGGAAACTTCCGGAAATAGGTGCGGGACTCGGCAAAGCGATACGGAATTTTAAACAGGGTGTTTCCCAGCCTGATGAAATCGATATAACCCCTAATGCTGATACTAAAAAAGAAAATAAGGAAGGCTAG
- a CDS encoding ACT domain-containing protein, which yields MIVEQLSVFLENKAGRLMEVTKALTEARINIRALSLADTSDFGILRLIVDDIEKAQNVLKEKGFTVGKTGVIAVEVGDHPGGLQAILQVFETAGVNVEYMYAFVQKNSENATLIFRLDRIEYALEELKKNNIAVLPVSKVCGSN from the coding sequence ATGATTGTTGAACAATTATCCGTATTCCTTGAAAATAAAGCAGGCCGTTTAATGGAAGTGACAAAAGCCTTGACGGAAGCCCGTATCAATATCCGCGCCTTGTCTTTGGCTGATACGTCGGATTTCGGCATTTTGCGCCTTATTGTCGATGATATAGAAAAAGCTCAGAACGTATTGAAAGAAAAGGGCTTTACCGTCGGAAAAACAGGGGTTATCGCTGTCGAGGTAGGAGATCATCCCGGAGGTTTGCAGGCTATTTTGCAGGTTTTTGAAACTGCCGGAGTCAATGTTGAATATATGTATGCATTCGTTCAAAAGAACAGTGAAAATGCGACGCTTATTTTCCGTTTGGACAGAATAGAGTACGCTCTTGAAGAATTGAAAAAAAATAATATTGCCGTGCTGCCCGTTTCAAAGGTTTGCGGTTCGAATTAA
- a CDS encoding Ppx/GppA phosphatase family protein, whose product MVREKTVKKVSIIDLGSNSVRMNIVQIQPNGAASLILQEKEMVQLGRDAFLQKKLQESAMQRTLSVLRNFVALCKKHSADEFLAVATAAVRDAENGKAFLAEITKQTGIVFYSISGLEEARLIYKGVSQDFPVSDTLRFYLDIGGGSSEFIVGDSYSHRELDSVKIGCVRLADMFMKDKHGAVSEEEYARIQDYVRLEINHTLGRLSGYVLEEMAASSGTARCLLQIAQSLDEESLFQKNFLSYKNICKIARMLCAKTEEERKRIIGMHPKRVNIIIPGIAILQTVMEELGFSGCYVSDSGLREGILRVYLEEKYPHATVHENTIIQEKSVFKLARSVKYEEQHAKHVAHLAVRLFDSAKSLSLHSFSEFKRQTLYYAGILHDIGIVLAFAKHDEHGWYIAKNYSNLLGFTEKRQLELALLVGSHRMKENSCLQSCTEIAPEEKKDLELLASFLKIAEALDRNHEQYVDDVYFEKNGDTVNICAVSSEPDCLERKKLTEGLPLLRRTIPALQSLVWKIKD is encoded by the coding sequence ATGGTTCGCGAAAAAACGGTAAAAAAGGTAAGCATTATTGACCTTGGAAGCAATTCCGTGCGCATGAATATTGTGCAGATCCAGCCCAATGGCGCCGCTTCGCTCATTTTGCAGGAAAAAGAGATGGTTCAGCTCGGGCGGGACGCTTTTTTGCAAAAAAAATTGCAGGAAAGCGCCATGCAAAGAACCTTGTCGGTTTTGCGGAATTTCGTTGCCCTTTGCAAAAAACATTCTGCGGACGAGTTTTTGGCCGTTGCGACGGCGGCGGTGCGGGACGCGGAGAACGGCAAAGCCTTTTTAGCGGAAATAACCAAGCAAACGGGCATTGTTTTTTATTCCATTTCCGGTTTGGAAGAAGCCCGGCTCATTTATAAAGGTGTTTCGCAGGATTTTCCGGTATCGGACACCTTACGGTTTTATTTGGACATCGGCGGGGGCAGTTCGGAATTTATCGTGGGGGATTCCTATTCCCACAGGGAACTTGATTCTGTGAAAATCGGCTGTGTGCGTTTGGCTGATATGTTCATGAAAGATAAACACGGAGCGGTGAGCGAAGAGGAATACGCCCGAATACAGGATTATGTGCGTCTTGAAATAAACCATACCCTCGGGCGTTTGTCCGGTTATGTCTTGGAAGAAATGGCAGCAAGTTCCGGCACCGCGCGCTGTCTTTTGCAGATAGCGCAGAGTCTGGATGAAGAAAGCCTTTTTCAGAAAAATTTTCTTTCCTATAAGAATATTTGCAAAATCGCCCGCATGCTTTGCGCGAAAACTGAGGAAGAACGCAAACGGATTATCGGCATGCATCCGAAACGGGTCAATATCATCATTCCGGGGATAGCCATTTTGCAGACCGTTATGGAGGAACTTGGCTTCAGCGGTTGTTATGTCAGCGATTCCGGTCTTCGCGAGGGAATTTTAAGGGTTTACCTTGAAGAAAAATATCCTCACGCGACCGTACATGAGAATACCATCATTCAGGAAAAAAGTGTTTTTAAATTAGCCCGTTCCGTAAAATATGAAGAACAGCATGCAAAGCATGTCGCCCATTTGGCTGTACGCTTGTTCGATAGCGCAAAAAGCCTTTCTTTGCATTCTTTTTCGGAATTTAAACGGCAAACGCTCTATTATGCGGGGATTTTGCACGATATCGGCATTGTGCTCGCCTTTGCGAAGCATGATGAACATGGTTGGTATATTGCGAAAAATTATTCCAATTTGCTTGGTTTTACAGAAAAAAGGCAGTTGGAACTGGCTCTTTTGGTCGGTTCGCACAGAATGAAAGAAAATTCCTGTTTGCAATCCTGTACGGAGATTGCGCCGGAAGAAAAAAAAGATTTGGAATTGCTTGCAAGTTTTCTCAAGATAGCTGAAGCCTTGGACAGAAACCATGAGCAATATGTGGATGATGTGTATTTTGAGAAAAATGGCGATACGGTAAATATTTGTGCCGTCAGCTCCGAACCTGATTGCCTGGAGCGGAAAAAACTCACAGAGGGTTTACCTCTTCTCAGACGGACAATTCCGGCTTTGCAAAGTCTTGTTTGGAAGATTAAGGATTGA
- a CDS encoding sirohydrochlorin cobaltochelatase, with product MKSFSMRAGILLASLFVFSFSLFVNPFPALAKELTILTAFGTSDMEAGKSLTAIKTAYEKNGDTVIWAYSSNIIRAKLNKEKQVVYSVTEALDFAAENGYKDVKIQSLHVVPAEEYMKICRLISRYMESKGENFNSVTMGHPLLSSKQDLDKTVEAVFSALPKERTKEDALILMGHGNDRGTGDLSLLAAAHAFHSADPMVWLATVEGALAFDNVLAELTQTNAQKVWLMPFMVVAGDHAKNDMAGEEEASWKTILIKKGYEVHTVLNGLGSNPKIQNLFIEHTKNSRDNIKDGTIISR from the coding sequence ATGAAATCTTTTTCTATGCGCGCAGGCATTTTGCTTGCCTCTCTTTTTGTTTTTTCTTTTTCGCTTTTTGTAAATCCCTTTCCTGCTCTTGCAAAGGAACTCACAATCTTAACGGCTTTCGGCACAAGTGACATGGAAGCCGGCAAATCCCTGACTGCCATTAAAACAGCCTATGAAAAAAACGGCGATACGGTGATTTGGGCGTATTCTTCCAATATTATCCGCGCCAAGCTCAATAAAGAAAAACAAGTTGTGTATTCCGTCACGGAAGCTTTGGACTTTGCAGCAGAAAACGGCTATAAGGACGTAAAAATCCAGTCCCTGCATGTTGTTCCTGCTGAAGAATACATGAAAATATGCCGTTTAATCAGCCGTTACATGGAAAGCAAAGGCGAAAATTTTAATTCCGTAACCATGGGGCACCCTCTTTTATCTTCCAAACAGGACCTCGACAAAACCGTTGAGGCTGTTTTTTCCGCCCTTCCGAAAGAACGCACCAAAGAAGACGCCCTTATTCTCATGGGACATGGCAACGACAGGGGCACAGGCGATTTAAGCCTTTTGGCGGCAGCCCATGCATTCCATTCCGCCGACCCCATGGTTTGGCTGGCGACCGTCGAGGGAGCGCTCGCCTTTGACAATGTTCTTGCGGAACTTACACAAACAAATGCCCAAAAAGTATGGCTCATGCCTTTTATGGTTGTAGCGGGCGACCATGCTAAAAACGATATGGCTGGCGAAGAAGAAGCGTCTTGGAAAACCATACTCATTAAAAAAGGTTATGAAGTCCATACTGTTTTAAACGGCTTAGGTTCAAATCCGAAGATACAAAACCTTTTTATTGAACATACCAAAAACAGCCGCGACAACATCAAAGACGGCACAATCATTTCCCGCTAG